The Francisella hispaniensis FSC454 genome includes the window AAATAGACTCAAAAAATCTGGTATCGATGCGTTTATGATCGAGTATGATTTATCCTCAGAAGAGGGAATAGTGCTAATGTGTTTAGCTGAAGCACTTTTAAGAGTACCTGATAAATATACTATTGATTTACTTATCAAAGATAAACTTACAAGTGCTGCGTGGAAAAGCCATGTTGGTAGAGAGAAGCATTTATTTGTTAATGCTGCAACATGGAGTTTGATGCTAACTGGTAAAATTTTAAAGAATCCGCATGGATCATATAGAAAAGTTTTCCAGAACTTACTAAAAAAATCAAGTGAGCCAGTAATTCGTCAAGCTATGAAACAAGCGATGAAAATTGTTGGTAAGCAATATGTACTTGGTGAAACTATTGAAGAAGCTCTAAAGGTATCAGAAGCTAAAGTAGCTAGAGGCTATAGTTACTCTTATGATATGCTTGGTGAAGCTGCGATGACAATGGATGATGCTGAATACTATTATGGTCAATACCTTCATGCTATACATGAGTTGGCTAAGTATGCTACAAATACAGAGATCAAAAAAAATCCTGGAATTTCTATAAAATTATCTGCTTTACATCCACGCTATGAGGTCGCAAAGCACCAAAGAGTTCATACGGAATTATATCCAAAACTGCTTAAGCTTACGCAATTAGCAAAAGACTATAATGTTGGTATGAATATCGATGCTGAAGAAACAGAAAGATTACAAATATCATTAGAACTAGTAGAAAGACTAGCTCATGAGCCATCTTTAGAAGGTTTTAATGGTATTGGTATTGTTGTTCAGGCATACCAAAAAAGAGCTCCTTATGTATTAGACTATTTAGCTAACCTTGCTAAGAAAACAAATAGAAGATTTATGATTCGCTTAGTTAAGGGGGCATATTGGGATGCTGAAATTAAGCATGCGCAAGAGCAAGGTTTAGCAGGTTATCCTGTATTTACACGTAAATATCACACAGACGTCTCATATCAGGCTTGTGTTAAACAGCTTTTTGAGAATCATCAATATATCTATCCTCAGTTTGCAACACATAATGCTCAAACTGTCGCTGTAGTATTTGAGTTAGCTAATGGTAATAGAGATTTTGAATTTCAATGTCTGCATGGTATGGGTGATGCACTATATGACAATGTCGTTGGTAAAGAAGGCTATGAAGATATTCCATGTAGAATATATGCTCCAGTTGGTGGTCATAAGCATCTTTTAGCATATCTAGTAAGAAGACTGCTAGAAAATGGTGCTAATAGCTCATTCGTAAATAGAATAGTAGACGAGAATCTGCCTATTGAAGAATTAATAGAGGATCCTGTGAAAAAAGCTATCGATCATGGTTGTGGTCAGCATCCTAATATTCCTTATCCAAAAGATATAGTTGCACCAAGATTGAATTCACAAGGTCATAACACCAATGATTTTGCTGTTTTGGCTGATATGTATAAGCAAATAGAAAAATATACGCTTAAAAATACATATAAAGCAAAACCTATAGTTTCCAGTATTGATCTTGATAAAACAATAGCTGAAAGTGTTATAAATCCAAACACCAATGAAGTTATCGGTAGTGTAATTAATGCTGATGTTAAGATCGCTAAAAGAGCATTAAAAAATGCTCAAAGTGCATTTGAAGAGTGGAGTAATACACCAGCAACAAAAAGAGCTGATATTCTAGAGAAATTTGCTGATCTTTTAGAACAAAATACTAATAAATTCATTGCTATAGCGATGATTGAAGCTGGTAAGACCTTGGCTAATGCTATAGATGAGGTCAGAGAGGCTGTAGATTTTTGTCGTTATTATGCTGCTCAAGCTAGAAAAGAATTTAATGGTCCTATTGATTTGCCGGCACTATCTGACCATCTTAAACAGATAGAGTTTACCGGTCGAGGAGCTATGGTATGTATTAGTCCTTGGAATTTCCCATTAGCAATATTTCTAGGACAGATTACAGCTGTGTTAGCAGCTGGTAATACAGTAGTTGCTAAACCAGCTGAGCAGACACCAATAATTGCTTACAAAGCAATCAAACTTCTATTTAAAGCTGGTTTGCCTAAAAAAGTTTTACAATTTACACCTGGAGATGGTGCAACAGTTGGTAGTGCACTAGTTAAAAGTCCAGTATGCAAGGGTGTGATTTTCACAGGCTCTACAGAAGTTGCGGCTATTATAAATCAAACTTTAGCAAATAAATCTAGTGAAATAGTACCATTTATTGCTGAGACAGGTGGACAAAACGCTATGATTGTTGACTCATCATCACTTCCCGAGCAGGTTACAGCAGATGTGATACGCTCAGCCTTTGATAGTGCGGGGCAACGCTGTTCAGCATTACGTATCTTATGTCTTCAAGAAGATATCGCTGATAACTATATTAAGATGATAGTTGGTGCAATGAAAGAACTTAAAATAGGCAATTCAAAATATATTGATACTGATGTTGGTCCTGTGATCGATAAAGAAGCTGCTGATAACCTAAATGCGTATATTGAAGAGAAAAAAAGCCAGTTCAAGCTTATATATCAAGCTCAGCCTAACCAAGATACTCAAAAGGGCACATTTGTGATGCCTACTGCTTTTGAGATAGATAAAATATCTGATTTAGGCAGAGAGCAGTTTGGTCCAATTTTACATATCTTGCGCTTTAAGGCTAATCAACTAGATAAGCTTATCAACGACATCAATGCTACAGGATATGGTTTGACTGCAGGTGTTCACAGTAGAATTAATGAGGTGATGAACTATGTCAAAAATAACCTTAAAGCTGGTAATATCTATGTAAATAGAAATATTGTTGGTGCTGTTGTTGGTGTCCAGCCATTTGGTGGTCAAGGTAAGTCAGGAACTGGTCCTAAGGCTGGTGGACCTTATTATATGCATCGTTTAGCTAATGAAAAATTATCAGGAGTAGGTGCCGTTGAAGAGATTTATAATCCTGAAAAAATAGCTGAAGATGAAAAGCAGACTAATAAGCTTATCAAAGATAAATATACCATTACAAATATTGTTGCTGGTGAGAGAACTAAAAAAGATAAATATACTAGTCTTAAAGCAGCTAATGGTAAAACTATTGGTAGTAAATACATAGCTTCTGTGAATACTGTAGATAATGCTATAGAAATTGCGAGTAAAGAAGCAGAGCTATGGAATCATGTTAATGCTGAAAAAAGGGCTGCTACTATTGAGAAGTTCCTAGAACTATTAGAGAAAGAACGTCATTTGATAGCTTCATGCCTTGTAGTAGAGTCAAATATTTCAGTTGAAGATGCCCATATCGAAATAGATAAAACTATTCAGCAGGTAGCATATTATTGCCTACAAGCTAAAAAAGAGTTTGCTCATCCACAACTTTTACCTGGACCTACAGGCGAGATTGATGAGTTAAGCTTAAAAGGGCGCGGTGTTGTGGTAAGCATGTGCTCAAGTTCTGATTTACTCATTAGATTTGTTGGTCAAACAGCAGCAGCTTTATTAGCGGGTAATACTGTAGTAGCTAAGCCAGCATATACTGGTAACTTAACTGCTTATAATATTGTTAAATTAATGTTAAAAGCAGGAATAAACCCTAAAGTACTTCATCTAGTCTTGTCAGATGATGAAGAGATAACATCAGCATTACTATTCAATAGTAAAGTTGCACTAGTTGCTTTCTCTGGTAGTGTTTCTGCGGTTAAACAGGTTCAT containing:
- the putA gene encoding bifunctional proline dehydrogenase/L-glutamate gamma-semialdehyde dehydrogenase PutA, with product MNDLLNHSGEYPISKEIMNISKYWLIDEKEAMTKLVEKAHMSSVQKAQVRERAYGLVEKVRKNRLKKSGIDAFMIEYDLSSEEGIVLMCLAEALLRVPDKYTIDLLIKDKLTSAAWKSHVGREKHLFVNAATWSLMLTGKILKNPHGSYRKVFQNLLKKSSEPVIRQAMKQAMKIVGKQYVLGETIEEALKVSEAKVARGYSYSYDMLGEAAMTMDDAEYYYGQYLHAIHELAKYATNTEIKKNPGISIKLSALHPRYEVAKHQRVHTELYPKLLKLTQLAKDYNVGMNIDAEETERLQISLELVERLAHEPSLEGFNGIGIVVQAYQKRAPYVLDYLANLAKKTNRRFMIRLVKGAYWDAEIKHAQEQGLAGYPVFTRKYHTDVSYQACVKQLFENHQYIYPQFATHNAQTVAVVFELANGNRDFEFQCLHGMGDALYDNVVGKEGYEDIPCRIYAPVGGHKHLLAYLVRRLLENGANSSFVNRIVDENLPIEELIEDPVKKAIDHGCGQHPNIPYPKDIVAPRLNSQGHNTNDFAVLADMYKQIEKYTLKNTYKAKPIVSSIDLDKTIAESVINPNTNEVIGSVINADVKIAKRALKNAQSAFEEWSNTPATKRADILEKFADLLEQNTNKFIAIAMIEAGKTLANAIDEVREAVDFCRYYAAQARKEFNGPIDLPALSDHLKQIEFTGRGAMVCISPWNFPLAIFLGQITAVLAAGNTVVAKPAEQTPIIAYKAIKLLFKAGLPKKVLQFTPGDGATVGSALVKSPVCKGVIFTGSTEVAAIINQTLANKSSEIVPFIAETGGQNAMIVDSSSLPEQVTADVIRSAFDSAGQRCSALRILCLQEDIADNYIKMIVGAMKELKIGNSKYIDTDVGPVIDKEAADNLNAYIEEKKSQFKLIYQAQPNQDTQKGTFVMPTAFEIDKISDLGREQFGPILHILRFKANQLDKLINDINATGYGLTAGVHSRINEVMNYVKNNLKAGNIYVNRNIVGAVVGVQPFGGQGKSGTGPKAGGPYYMHRLANEKLSGVGAVEEIYNPEKIAEDEKQTNKLIKDKYTITNIVAGERTKKDKYTSLKAANGKTIGSKYIASVNTVDNAIEIASKEAELWNHVNAEKRAATIEKFLELLEKERHLIASCLVVESNISVEDAHIEIDKTIQQVAYYCLQAKKEFAHPQLLPGPTGEIDELSLKGRGVVVSMCSSSDLLIRFVGQTAAALLAGNTVVAKPAYTGNLTAYNIVKLMLKAGINPKVLHLVLSDDEEITSALLFNSKVALVAFSGSVSAVKQVHQALALRRGAIIPFVAESVAKDDKCTSLAIETASPLYLRRFVVEKTVSVDTTASGGNASLMSLEE